The Aedes aegypti strain LVP_AGWG chromosome 3, AaegL5.0 Primary Assembly, whole genome shotgun sequence genome contains a region encoding:
- the LOC5570080 gene encoding charged multivesicular body protein 2a — protein MEWLFGKKMSPDEMMRKNQRALNKAMRDLDREKMKMEQQEKKIIADIKKLAKENQMDAVKIMAKDLVRTRRYVRKFMLMKANIQAVSLKIQTLKSQNAMGEAMKGVTKAMTNMNRQLNMPQIQKILHEFEKQSEIMDMKEEMINDAMDDAMEDEGDEEETDAIVSQVLDELGLQLNDQLSGLPQASGSLSVAGGVKAPQAAAMGAGGAAGGSGAGSPVSDADADLQARLDNLRRE, from the exons ATGGAGTGGCTATTCGGTAAGAAAATGTCCCCGGACGAAATGATGCGTAAGAATCAGCGCGCCCTGAACAAAGCGATGCGAGATTTGGATcgggaaaaaatgaaaatggaacaGCAGGAAAAAAAGATCATCGCCGACATCAAGAAGCTGGCGAAGGAAAATCAGATGGATGCGGTTAAAATTATGGCCAAGGATTTGGTGCGGACGCGTCGCTACGTTAGGAAGTTTATGCTCATGAAGGCCAACATCCAGGCGGTGTCGTTGAAGATCCAAACACTGAAATCGCAAAACGCCATGGGAGAGGCCATGAAAGGCGTCACGAAAGCCATGACCAACATGAACCGTCAGCTGAATATGCCACagattcagaaaattctgcacGAATTCGAGAAACAGTCGGAGATAATGGACATGAAGGAGGAAATGATAAACGATGCCATGGACGACGCAATGGAAGACGAGGGCGACGAGGAGGAAACTGATGCCATTGTGTCCCAGGTTCTGGACGAGTTGGGCCTGCAGCTGAACGACCAGCTGTCGGGATTGCCTCAG GCTTCCGGATCTCTGTCGGTGGCCGGTGGTGTGAAAGCTCCTCAAGCAGCAGCGATGGGTGCGGGAGGAGCGGCCGGTGGCTCAGGAGCGGGTTCTCCAGTTTCGGATGCCGATGCGGATCTTCAGGCCCGCCTGGACAATCTGCGAAGAGAATAG